AGACGATGATAGCGACAACACTACATATAATATGCCCGTGATTTAGtttcctaataggatggatgcaCCTCTGATTAGTTTCATATATAATAGGACGCGCGTGATTTGTTTCCTAATAGAATGCGCGGTGATTATATTCTCCTAATTAACCGGGCGTGTTATTTCATCTGTGGTGATGTATGGTTAttcaatgtaaattgctaagtgcacacataAAATGAGTTAGATTAAGGCCGGTCATTAGATTGAGTTTAGTGGGCCTAATCATGCGGTGGTAATGGGCCTGTGTTTGTTTTACGTGATATGTTTAATGAAGATTATGTTTGCTTTTTTATAAGTAGTAGAGATTCGTCTAGTATTACCGTAGACCTAATTTTTTGATGAAGAATAGTAGAGTTAAATGGACagttcagccttttcaactctacAGAATTTCTACGTAAAAACAACTCCACAGAATTTCTATTGGGCACAAAATATATACGTAGAATTTTTCTTTTTGTTTCCAGTGGCGGTTTAATCCGAGACATTGAATTCTCCATCGGACCGTCGACGGACGGCGCAGTTGATCAGCCCTGCCCCTAGTATCCCCAGCCACCCAAACCCCATCATCAAACCGGCGCCAAGAAAACCAGACACCATCCGGCGACGCCATGaagcacctcctcctcccctcccagctccctctcctcctccacggccgcgcCTCCAAGCCCCTACTCCTCCACGCCCGCCAGCGCCACCGCCACGCCCCAAGCGCGGCACCCGACGgcaactccggcgacacctccacGGCCGCGTCCGAGCCGCCTCCCACGAACACCCAGCCCAGCCCGCCACCCTCCGCGCCTCCGTCCGCCAACTCCGGCACCACCAGCGTCAAGACCCGCCTCCGGTCGAGGAACCAGGCCCGCCGCGTCCAGGAGCCGTACCTGCCCCCGGTGGAGGTGAAGATGATGAGGGGCAAGGGCAAGGCGAACGCTTCCGCGGCGccgaggagggagaaggagaagcgGAAGAAGACGTGGGACGAGATGAGCCTCGGCGAGAAGGCCTACGAGCTGTACGTCGGGGAGAAGGGCGCCCTCTTCTGGCTCAACAAGTTCGCCTACGCCTCCATCTTCATCATGGCCGGCGCCTGGATCCTGTTCCGCTTCGTCGGGCCCGCCACCGGGCTCTACCAGCTCGACGCGCCGCCGCTGGCGCCCACGGACGTCCTGCGCGGCTCCTAGCGAGAGCGAGTGCCTAGGTTTCTTGATAGATAGCTCGGCGGGTAAGATAAGGGATGGGTGACCGGAAAAGAAGATCGATGGATAATTGCTGCTTACAATGGCTTCGATGGTATGCTTGTATGTGATTATTATGAAATTATCGTAGATGGATGCATGTATATTGTATTTCCTGGGTAATTTTTGGAGCTAAAGTTTTCACCCTGAATTACTGAACAATTTACACACCACGGAACTCTGTTTCGTTAATGGGGTTTTTGTTGTCATGTAAAATTCGATGTTAATCGGCTCAGACAACTGAACTGATACAACAATTTGAAGTTGAAGATCATGATGTCAACAACTGTATTACCAAGCAAACAAAATTCCTAAGAAACTCCTCATCATAACACACATGTACACATTCTGAACTTCTCCATGACACAACAACACGGTGATCTCCCTACTGAGAAATGACTGATCAATTCATCGATCAGTTCGTCAACTCAGATGGACCACGAGTTGATCTACACAAAACAGTCAGCTAGCAGTTAACAGGTTAGGATTCAGCAATCGATGAACCGATCAGGTCGACAAGGACTGCGCGACCGAGGACGTGGAGAGGAGCCCGGAGAGGAGGCCGACGATGAGGGCGCTGTTGTACGTGGTGGCCTCGTTCTGCATCACGTTCTGCCGCTCGTCCACGAACGAGTCGTTCTTGAAGGGGCCCCCGACGAGCGCGCCCGCGGCCACGTTCGGGTTGGGGTCCGGCGACTCGAGCCACTCCTGGCCGCCGCAGCCCGTGTTGACGTCCGCCGGGATGGACGCGCCGCGGTGGTGCACCCGCTGCGGGTAGCTGTCGCCGTACCCGACCAGGTAGCTCAGCTTCATCGGGTTGTCCCCCAGCACGTAGTCCGCCTGCCATTGCCAAACATACATCGGTCGCATTCTCAGGCTCTGACAATCTGACTGAAGAAATACTCTGGAAAGTGCACTGACATAGCCATTTCTCTGAACGATTTCTGGGAAGAGCACTGACCTGGGACTGGGCGAACTTGCGCAGGTCGGCCGGCGAGAAGCTCTGCCCGCCGCAGGTGAGCTCCGTCTTGCCCGAGGTGAGCATGTAGTCGCCGTAAACGGCGGCGAGGAAGGCGGAGGCCACGGGGTGCTGGAGCGAGTTCCAGTCGGCCACATACAGCAACCCACCTTCCGTTCTGAACGCGGCGGTTTCGGAGTCCGGCAGAAGGATGCACATGACGGCGTCGGCGGTCTGCTTGTACGACTCCAGGCCTTCGTTGTCGTCGGCGACATCGGCCCCCTGCGACGCGAAGAAGCTCACCCTCGACAGGAGGACCTGGGTGCCCGGGCGCTTGTCGTCCCAGCTGAAGTAGCGGGGGTTGCCGAGGTCGGCGAAGTCCTCGCCGTTCTTGCCGGTGGCGTAGGCGAGGTAGCTGCCGTTGCCGGTGGCGTGGAAGAGCCAGCCGCTCGCCCACAGCAGCTCGTCCTGGTACGTGGTGGAGTTGTAGTACTTGGCGAGCTCCGGGAAGGTGCGCGTGTAGGCGGCCCTGTGCCGGTCCGCGAACGCGAAGAGCTGCTCCGCGTGGCCCAGGAGGGACGACGAGTAGGGCGCGTCGATGGGCTTGTAGACCAGCGACGCCgcggccatcgccgccgccgtctcggccgCCACGTCGCTGCCGGGGGAGTTCGCGGTGATCTTGGTCAGCGGCCGCTTCTCCGACATGGTCTCCGGCCTCTCCCAGCACTTGTGGTCCGCTTCAGGGTCGCCTACCTGGTCGATGAGCACAACAAGTCAACAACACATGTGTATATCCCTCTTCACAATCGGTTCTTCTGAAATTCGCATATGCATTTTGCAAGTTTTTGTCATCCACGTCAGTCCTGAACTATTTTGCACGACGGTCCAGTTCGAATTGTTCGCATTTTTGTCAGATTAATTAATATAAGCTTTTGAGGAGGAATATGTTTGTAGTCTTTAAGCTGATCATATAGCATCAAGTGGTCCTATGGTCTAGTGGTTAGGACATTGGACTCTGAATCCAGTAACCCGAGTTCAAGTCTCGGTAGGAccttgttttttttttgcttggctttcttactcttttccgtcttgttttttttgtttgccttttgtaTCTTACTATTTTCTGTCTAAAAATTAAGAACTTCGAAATGATATGGTTAGAGAAACAACTACTTTTTCCTGTTTAAATATCAAGAACTTCAAAATCATATGGTCGAGAAACAACAAACAAAAGAGTTCGCTGAATCTGATTATCCAAGAAGATGCGCAGTAACCTGAAATCCATCTCTTCTAAATTTTCTTTTCCGTCTAAAAATTAATAACTTTAAAATGATATGGTCAGAGAAACAACTACTTTTTCTGTCTAAAAGGTAAGAACTTAAAAATGATGTGGTcagagaaacaacaaaaaaagagtTCGATGAATTTGATTATCCAAGAAGGTGTGCGGTAACCTGAATTCCATCTCTTCTAAGTTCTGGTGGAGGGCAGCCGATGGCGAGCTGAAAGTCCACCGGATGGCCTTGGATTAAATGTGTAGAAGGAAGTGAGGTGGGGAATGTGTTTTAGAGATTTCAAGATATTTAATCAAGCCCTCCTCACTAAACAAGTTTGACGTATTCTGATGGTTCCTAGTTCACTTTGTGCAAGATTTGTTAAGGCTCACTATTTCCACTGGATGGCCTTGGGTTAAATGTGTAGAAAGAAGCGAGGCGGGGAATGGGTTTTAGAGATTTCAAGATATTTAATCAAGCCCTCCTCTCTAAACAAGTTTGACGTATTCTGATGGTTCCTAGTTCACTTTGTGCAAGAGTTCTTAAGGCCCACTATTTCCACTGGATGGCCTTGGATTAAATGTGTAGAAGGAAGCAAGGCGGGGAATGGGTTTTAGAGATTTCAAGATATTTAATCAAGCCCTCCTCTCTAAACAAGTTTGACGTATTCTGATGGTTCCTAGTCATTTTGTGCAAGAGTTCTTAAGGCTCGCTATTTTGAGGACATTGTGGATGCTCTGGCGCCACAACCTCATCACATAGCAGTTTCCAAAAATGAACAGAATGAGGGCAACGCCAGAATTGATGCATAATTGCATCTTCTCTGCACAAAATATCCTCGGTTTAATCATGCGCATGTGTAGTTTAATTCCTACAGCTAAACCATAGAGATTTCAAGATATTTAATCAAGCCCTCCTCTCTAAACAAGTTTGACGTATTCTGATGGTTCCTAGTCATTTTGTGCAAGAGTTCTTAAGGCTCGCTATTTTGAGGACATCGACGCGAGGCCGACGTCCCAAACAAGATGAAGATACATGTGTGGTGAATGATTTGGGATGGTTTAGCTGTAGGAATTAAACTACACATGCGCATGATTAAACCGAGGATATTTTGTGCAGAGAAGATGCAATTATGCATCAATTCTGGCGTTGCCCTCATTCTGTTCATTTTTGGAAACTGCTATGTGATGAGGTTGTGGCGCCAGAGCATCCACAATGTGCAGttttgttgtgggcatcgataagTCCTCTGTCCTACTACAGGTGATGCGACAACCTTTACTAAGTCCAAACGATTGTCAACTACCAGATCCGCTGGTCCGCTATATTCACGCCCACAAGCACAAATCTTCGACGCGGAATATAATCCTAAAGCTTTTGAAATGCTTCTAATAACCAACGAATGGCAAGTGATCTTCTTTGTTTAGATCCTATTTCAATCGGAACTTTCCGCATCGATCTTTTTTTATTACGTCTTGTTTTTACTCCTatattgggagttactctacgtattGCTTGACGTAAAACATTGAACAATTTATTTGTGAAAATGTATGTCTATTTAAATCGCACATAAAAAAATCTGGTCAAAATTTCATTGTAAATATGAATTCCTTTGTTATAAGAGCAGCTAAACCTTATTTGACCACTACAGGAGAAACTGGTAATGGTTATTATGGAGAAATCCTTTACAAGGGAGATAGGTTAGTTTCTATAGTTGTCTCTAAGCTTGAGGCTGCCTCTATACATTGCATGGAGGTGCCTCTAACAAAAAATCCTTAGCATCGCCTCCAAGCTAAGAGACTGCCTACAAGCTTTTGTTTCAACTAAAGTATTCATCTGTCCCTATATGTCATCCCTGTTTTTGTGTGACCGATGTAGAGGATGAGCTAAAATGCCATACATTGCAGCGTTTTGGCTAATCTTAGAGGCAGCAATGTCGACCCAGTATTTTTGTCAGATTAATTAATAAGCTTTTGAGACGGAACATATTTGTAGGCTTTAAGCTGAATATATAACATCAAATGGTCCTATGGTCTAGTGGTTAGGACATTGGACTCTGAATCCAGTAACCCGAGTTCAAGTCTCGGTAGGaccttattttttttgtttggcttttGTATCTTACTCTTTTCCGTCTAAGAATTAAGAACTTCGAAATGATATGGTCAGAGAAACAACTACTTTTTTCTGTTTAAATATCAAGAActtcaaaatcatatagtcagagaaacaaaaaaaaaagagtTCGTTGAGTCTGATTATCCAAGAAGAAGTGCGGTAACACGAAATCCATCTCTTCTAAATTTTCTTTTCCGTCTAAGAACTAAGAACTTCAAAATGATATGGTCAGAGAAACAATTACTTTTTCTATCTCGAAATCAAGAACTTCAAAATGATGTGGTcagagaaacaacaaaaaaagagtTCGCTGAATCTGATTATCCAAGAAGATGTGCGGTAACTTGAATTCCATCTCTTCTAAATTTTGGTGGATGGCAGCCCATGGCGAGTAGAAAGTACAATGGATGACCTTGGATTAATTGCGTAGAAGGAAGCGAGGTGGGGAATGGATGACCTTGGATTATTTGTTTTGTTTGGCTTTTGTATCTTACTCTTTTCCGTCTAAGAATTAAGAACTTCGAAATGATATGGTCAGAGAAACAACTACTTTTTTCTGTTTAAATATCAAGAActtcaaaatcatatagtcagagaaacaaaaaaaaaagagtTCGTTGAGTCTGATTATCCAAGAAGAAGTGCGGTAACACGAAATCCATCTCTTCTAAATTTTCTTTTCCGTCTAAGAACTAAGAACTTCAAAATGATATGGTCAGAGAAACAATTACTTTTTCTATCTCAAAATCAAGAACTTCAAAATGATGTGGTcagagaaacaacaaaaaaagagtTCGTTGAATCTGATTATCCAAGAAGATGTGTGGTAACTTGAATTCCATCTCTTCTAAATTTTGGTGGATGGCAGCCGATGGCGAGTAGAAAGTACAATGGATGACCTTGGATTAATTGCGTAGAAGGAAGCGAGGTGGGGAATGGGTCTAAGAGATTTTAAGATATTTAGGCCCTGTTTGAATCCTCTCCACTCCCCAACTGCAGCTCCCGGAGCGGAGGGAGCGCCAACATAATTGCAGGGAGCGGCTCGAACCCAGCTCCTCACGCGGAGTGGAGTTATGAGACTGGAGAGCTTCCGAACATGCAGTTAAGCCAGCCCTGCACTCTAAACAAGTTTGACGTATTCTGATGGTTCCTAGTTCACTTTGTGCAAGAGTTCTTAAGGCTCACTATTCTGAGGACATGGACACGAGGCCAACGTCCCAAACAAGATGAAGATACATGCGTGGTGAATGATTTGGAATGGTTTTAGCTGGAGGAATTGAACTACATAGGCGCATGATTAAAACGTAGATATTTTGTGTCGTGTGTGGCAGAGAAGATGCCATTACGTATCAATTCTAGCACTGTACATATTCTGTTGATTTTTAAAAACTGCTACATGATGAGTTTGTGGCGCTAGAGCATCCACAATGTGCAGTTTTGCCGCCTCTAAGCCTTTGGAGGTTGCCTCCATACATTGCATGGAGGTGCCTCTAACAAAAAAAATTCTTAGCATCGCCTCCAAGCTTTCGTTTCAATTAAAGTATTCATCTGTCCCTATATTTCATCCTTTTTGTGGAGCCTCCCAACTGAAAAGTGAATCACATAACAACTTGATTTTTTTTGTGGGACTGTTGTAGAGGCTCCACTAAAATGCCATACATTGCAGCGTTTTGGCTAACCTTAGAGGCAGCAAATGTCGACCCTAGCTTAGAGGCAATGCTGTCTCCAACAATCGTGGGAAGGACATGGAGACAGTTGAGTGCATGCGTGCATGGATACTAGAATGGCTGGGAAGAGTGAGtgcggaagagaagaagatggtAATACAGGCCTGGTATGAACTCTGGCTAGCTAAGAACAATTTAATGGACAGAAACACACTccatcccaaaataaatgtcttaacCTTAGtgcaactttgtattaaagttaatataaaattgagacatttattttgggacggaggaagtatgttGAAGAGCCGTTATGCATCAAGGACATAGTGGTTCGGCTAGTTGGGGAGTGAAGGCTCAGGGATGTGGCGGCCGTGCAGCCGCCGATGCTGTGTGAGCTGGAATGCTGGAGAAGACCAGAGGATGGGTGTCTCAAGATCAACTTCGACGGCGCCCTAGCTAAACATCAAGGTTCTAGTGAGGGAGGTGTTGTCCTTTGGGACAACCATGGCAACTTCATAGCGAGCTTGCCATTTTCTTCACTCGTCGTCGACTCAGAAACGGTGGGAGCTGCTCGCATATCGCAGGTCCATCCACTCGGTGCAAGAACTCAACATCCAAAAGGTGATTCTCAAGACGAATTCACAAAGAGGTGGTTTGAAATATTAGAAgcgaggaaaatgatctttcagctAATGGGCAACTTGTTGAAGAGATTAAGGTTTTGCTCACAAAGTTTCAGGAGTTTAGGATTGATTGGGTGCAACGTTCGGTGAATTAAGTCACACAGTCCTACCTAGGGAAGGTTGCCCTAATGCGTTATGTAAAATCTGACTCCATGTGGCTCCGGGGTGTGTGAGATTGGAGATCACTACTGAGGGGGCTATGAACTTTGAATAAATAAGTATAATTTTCCACTGAGTAAGAACATTAAGCGGTCCTATGGTCTAATGGTTAGGACATTGGACTCTGAATCCAGTAACCCGAGTTCAAGTCTCGGTAGGACCTTATTTTTGGTGCCTTTTTTACATATATTTTCTTTCTTTCAAGAAATGTGTCTTGGTTTTTTGCGTCTATAAAAATCAAGAACTTCAAAACGATATggtcaagaaacaaaaataatattttttttgcATGATCACCTGGATGTAGAGGACGTCGTCGGCGGGGTGCGCATTGACGAGGTAGTCCATGATCCAGCGCAGCGCGTCGAGGGCGGAGTCCCGCTGCTTGGCGGCCTCCATGGCGCCGCCGTACTCGAGGACGGACCACGACAGCATGGTGGCCGTGAACGCCAGCGGGAAGCCGAACTTGATGTGGTCGCCGGCGTCGTACATCCCCCGGGAGAGGTCCAGCCCGGCCGCCTGCCCGTCGTCCACCGCCGAGTCCCCCCTCCACGGGATCTCGTTCTTCACCAGCTTCCCGGCTTCACCGCCGATCGAACAAAACCAAGAACAGCACAAATTCCAATTCAGATGCCACGCAGATTGCGAAGGATAATGCGTGCGTGTCATGCGTGCGTACATTTCTGGACCTGGAAGAACTGGAGGGCCACGGCGAGCGCCTCGGCGTACTTGTGGTCGACGGAGCCGGGGACGgggcggtcgccgccgccgccgccgttccggtTGCGGACGAACACGATGGCCGCCGTGATGCCGAGCGCGACGAGCAGCAGCACCAGGACGCAGCAGCAGCCCCGCACGCAGCTCGCCATTGCTGAATGGCCGCGCCCGACGGCTCCTAGTTCCTCCCGCGGATCAGCGGCCCGATCGACCCCGCGAAATTACCGATCGATCTCCGGGACGGCCGATCGGTCGCATCGACGAAACAGAAGGGATTAAGACCACCGGGGGAACTGCACGCGTCGCCAACTGATTAGGCGCGACGTCGGTCGAGGAACGGACCGACACAACGCGCGCGGGCGGGCGGGCAGACGTGCCGGCGGCGATGGGAAGAAGGAGAGACTCGCGTGGGCGCGTGGGTGGGGAGTTAGAGGCTGGCCATTACCGTCTCCCCATGATCGGTTGCTGACAAGTGACACGTATGATCGATCCCTTCTTGTGGTTGCAGTTACCGGGATGCCACGTAGATGCTGGCAGGGTTCAAAACTTCAGCCAAGTTTGACTGCTCTAAACAAAACAAGTTTCTGCTGGGTATTGAAATATTCGTTACCCCGAGATTTGGTTAAAATTCAGTGAATTTCGAAACATCGAGTCCCGCTTCGAAAAAAAATCAAGCTCGAACGAGTTTCTAAACTATCAAAAATTTGGATATTTTGGTGAGGCCTAGAATTTACATTGTACCAAAATTTAAAACCAAGGATGCAGGGACTACTAGGGAGGCTCAACTTTGCAAAGTCGTGCGGATACGCGATGtattccctccgttcacaaatataagatgtccTAACATTTTCCTAAATCGGATGTATATTGACGCGTCTAACtatctttgttcactcatttcagtctgtatATATTTGTCAAAAGAAATATCCAAAATATATTATAATTTGGAAGGAGTGCATCTGGTTAATGTATAGTCTTAAAAAAAAAGAAATCAACAAGAGGAGCTCCCATCCCTTTACTTTTTTTTACTTGAATGAAACCATATGTACGACGAAGTTCAATAATAATGAAAATAAAACATACAAATCACTATGGCACAATAACAACCTTCACCATGTGAACAACGGTCAACTGGAACTACTAGGAAGCAGATCTAGATGAGAGCTCTGACCTCCTCATTTGTTGTGCTTCTGTTCTTTTGTGCAATGGCTCCAGGAATTGGTGACCAGGATTCCATGTCAAGAGGCAAGGCAAGGCTAATAAGAGCAAGGTCAAAAGGAAGTAACAGTATGTCGCGGTCTCGTGCCTCCACATAGACGAAATGGGTGGAACACCACACGATTTAACCATGTGCATGGCAATTGAGGGGGCGCAAATACACAACCTAGATGTGGGAAAAGGTATGGAACCTAATCCTTCCTTAGTTCCTTGTTGAATCAAATCCTACTCTCTTCAATATTGCTTTGGTTCTGAGAGTTTATCTGTGTTGTGCTATATAGGGGATTGGTTCTAATATTGTTTTAGTTGGAGACATGGAGCAAGCTCGTGTGATATGTACTTTGCTAAACAATTAGAGCTACATAAAATGCTAAAAATAAATCGGTTTACAATTATAGTGATTTGCGAGAATAACCCAAAGAAGTATTGTCAGGTGATGATAGCCCTAGCTTATATGTGGAGGCAAACTTAGTCACTTCTGGTAAAAAAACAAAAAGATGTGTGAGAGCCTTGAATTGCCCTTGTTAAACCCAAAACTAATTTTGTGAGGATAGAAGCAAAGAGGTTTAATTTGGAATGTCTTGGGCATATGTGATATGAAAACAAAGGTTGATCAGAGAAGTTGTCTTTAATAAACATTTAGAATTTGTTGGGCTTTACGAAACAAGGAAAGAACAATTCGACAATTATGAGCTTAAAAGTCTAAGTGGTATTAATCAATATTTTATTTACTGAAAATGGATACCATCTAGGGGTTTTGTTAGGGTTGTGTTAGTAGGTATCAGGAACTACTCTTTGCATATTCTGTGTAATATGGATGGGAAGTGTTGTTTGAAATTAAAATTGAGTTACAAGAACGATGAATTTACTCAAAATCTAGTGAAACTATAGGGGGGAGGAAATCCTAATTAACTAACCTCATATCTTCCAGGCTTTTGGTGGACCAAAAATGG
The sequence above is drawn from the Triticum aestivum cultivar Chinese Spring chromosome 7A, IWGSC CS RefSeq v2.1, whole genome shotgun sequence genome and encodes:
- the LOC123148282 gene encoding endoglucanase 18-like; the encoded protein is MASCVRGCCCVLVLLLVALGITAAIVFVRNRNGGGGGDRPVPGSVDHKYAEALAVALQFFQVQKSGKLVKNEIPWRGDSAVDDGQAAGLDLSRGMYDAGDHIKFGFPLAFTATMLSWSVLEYGGAMEAAKQRDSALDALRWIMDYLVNAHPADDVLYIQVGDPEADHKCWERPETMSEKRPLTKITANSPGSDVAAETAAAMAAASLVYKPIDAPYSSSLLGHAEQLFAFADRHRAAYTRTFPELAKYYNSTTYQDELLWASGWLFHATGNGSYLAYATGKNGEDFADLGNPRYFSWDDKRPGTQVLLSRVSFFASQGADVADDNEGLESYKQTADAVMCILLPDSETAAFRTEGGLLYVADWNSLQHPVASAFLAAVYGDYMLTSGKTELTCGGQSFSPADLRKFAQSQADYVLGDNPMKLSYLVGYGDSYPQRVHHRGASIPADVNTGCGGQEWLESPDPNPNVAAGALVGGPFKNDSFVDERQNVMQNEATTYNSALIVGLLSGLLSTSSVAQSLST
- the LOC123148281 gene encoding uncharacterized protein gives rise to the protein MKHLLLPSQLPLLLHGRASKPLLLHARQRHRHAPSAAPDGNSGDTSTAASEPPPTNTQPSPPPSAPPSANSGTTSVKTRLRSRNQARRVQEPYLPPVEVKMMRGKGKANASAAPRREKEKRKKTWDEMSLGEKAYELYVGEKGALFWLNKFAYASIFIMAGAWILFRFVGPATGLYQLDAPPLAPTDVLRGS